One genomic window of Arachis stenosperma cultivar V10309 chromosome 10, arast.V10309.gnm1.PFL2, whole genome shotgun sequence includes the following:
- the LOC130958126 gene encoding putative disease resistance protein RGA4, with product MAEQIPYGVATSLVNKIASLAFREIGRIYGVMDDLEKLKDTLESIQVVLSDAELKQGQNATIAHWIKRFKKVLYDADDLLDDVFIKDLRRKRMSQVRGFFSKSVNPILFRAKLARKIENIRKEFNNVAQDMSKLNLNQSSVILKQDECAWRETSSSVLQSEIIGREENKNEIVNLLKQTHPNQNVSLIVVVGMGGLGKTALAQLVYNAAKDQNLFQKYMWVCVSEDFDVKTILKKMLESLKKDAVGDSLEALQQKLREALNGQNYMLVLDDVWNEDHSKWSDLRTHLMCGGQGSKLLVTTRSTLVSKAMGIDEPYVLSGLTDEQSWTLLKNLTFGEDSSRMSSELQTFGEEIAKKCRGVPLAIKTIGGFLRIRVEEIDQWSSLLHGDIWRLCEEENNIMPVLNLSYRNLRPELRQCFAYCCLYPKDSVIKKDELIQLWMAQGYLASPIETQSMEDIGNQYVKILLMRSFFQDASMDENGHIRSFKMHDLMHDLATLAGNDCYLHTEGKAIVGRPMHVAFETSTDCSLDVFDVCKLRTIINCKIATNLVAKLSFMEKLKCLRALNLSFHSMSQLPKSIEKFKHLRYLDLSYSQNLGSLPESIGNLVCLQTLKLEHCKSLVSLPESIGNLVCLQTLNLKDCQSLISLPESIGNLVCLQLLKLKRCRSLVNLPESVGNLICLQSLILNDCEQLVFPTKIITKLINLKKLDIEGCKAFEDGMPVGLEKLISLQSLSSFVVGNNKKDTSGKLNELKELVDLRGKLTISELGLVKDAASESHETNMRSKKHIQDLSLLWGLRVSDSSEYEIRKSESLVLLDNLCPHQNLRSLQLEGFPGVRFSDWLMSLIHVVRISLFYLPNCKHLPPLERLPCLRELEIKFMRSLEWMDYYENIGDVFFPSLEQLKISFCGNLRGWEMLGDDKNENETQNHLSLPPFPRLSSLVINDCPKLTCMPSFPHVEKLELEWHSNVKPTLETCMVKHESSSISPLSHLKQLSGVTEIEAMAEDWMKNLTSLQSLHLGGSSAIQILSRHLQYLPSQLQHLDISFDDEKLDLWKHTQGRGPPHALSSLQTIIFYGCENMKALPEQIGNLQSLRVLEISHSPKLESLDEAERCLTNIHTLRIYGCPILKRKYDPDSGEDRAKIAHIPNITI from the coding sequence ATGGCTGAACAAATCCCCTATGGTGTTGCCACTTCACTCGTCAACAAGATTGCTTCACTTGCCTTTCGTGAAATCGGGAGGATCTATGGAGTCATGGATGACCTTGAGAAGCTGAAGGACACTTTGGAATCCATCCAAGTCGTGCTTTCTGATGCTGAGCTCAAACAAGGCCAGAATGCTACTATTGCCCACTGGATCAAAAGGTTCAAAAAAGTGCTCTATGATGCTGATGACTTGCTTGATGACGTCTTCATCAAAGACTTGCGCCGCAAAAGAATGAGTCAGGTGCGTGGCTTCTTTTCCAAATCTGTGAATCCAATTCTTTTCCGTGCTAAGTTAGCTCGTAAGATTGAGAATATTCGAAAGGAGTTTAATAATGTTGCTCAAGATATGTCTAAGTTGAACCTGAATCAGAGTTCGGTAATTCTTAAGCAAGATGAGTGTGCGTGGAGGGAAACAAGTTCGTCCGTTTTGCAATCAGAGATAATTggaagagaagagaataagaaTGAAATTGTTAACCTGCTGAAGCAAACTCATCCGAACCAAAATGtttctttaattgttgttgttggtatGGGGGGTTTAGGCAAGACAGCCCTTGCTCAGCTCGTGTACAATGCTGCTAAAGACCAGAACCTCTTTCAGAAATACATGTGGGTGTGTGTTTCAGAAGATTTCGAtgtgaaaactattttgaagaAGATGCTGGAGTCTTTAAAGAAGGATGCTGTTGGTGATTCATTAGAGGCCCTACAACAGAAGTTGCGAGAAGCATTGAATGGGCAAAATTATATGCTTGTGCTTGATGACGTGTGGAATGAAGATCATTCAAAGTGGAGTGATTTAAGAACACATTTGATGTGCGGAGGTCAAGGCAGTAAGCTATTAGTTACGACTCGTAGTACATTGGTTTCTAAAGCAATGGGTATTGACGAGCCGTATGTTTTGAGTGGTTTGACAGATGAGCAATCATGGACATTGCTAAAGAACCTGACATTTGGTGAAGATAGCAGCAGAATGAGCTCTGAATTGCAAACATTCGGAGAGGAAATCGCAAAGAAGTGTAGAGGAGTGCCCTTGGCGATCAAAACAATAGGAGGCTTCCTACGGATAAGGGTTGAAGAAATTGATCAATGGTCAAGTCTTCTGCATGGTGATATTTGGAGGTTATGTGAAGAAGAGAATAATATCATGCCGGTGCTAAATTTGAGTTACCGAAACTTGCGTCCTGAACTAAGACAATGTTTTGCGTATTGTTGTCTATATCCAAAGGATTCAGTAATAAAAAAGGATGAATTGATTCAATTGTGGATGGCTCAAGGTTATCTTGCAAGTCCAATTGAAACACAATCTATGGAAGATATAGGTAATCAATATGTCAAGATTTTGTTAATGAGGTCATTTTTCCAGGATGCATCAATGGATGAAAATGGTCATATTAGGTCGTTTAAAATGCATGATTTGATGCATGATCTTGCAACGTTAGCTGGAAATGATTGTTACTTACATACAGAGGGAAAAGCAATTGTTGGAAGACCCATGCACGTGGCATTTGAAACTAGCACCGATTGTTCATTGGATGTGTTTGATGTTTGCAAATTACGGACAATCATCAATTGCAAGATTGCTACCAATTTAGTGGCCAAACTCTCTTTTATGGAAAAACTGAAGTGCCTTCGTGCTTTGAATTTGTCATTTCATTCTATGTCTCAGCTACCAAAGTCCATTGAAAAATTCAAACATTTAAGATATCTTGATCTTTCATACTCTCAAAACCTAGGAAGTTTGCCTGAATCGATTGGCAATCTTGTTTGTTTGCAAACATTAAAATTAGAACATTGTAAATCTTTAGTTAGTTTGCCTGAATCGATTGGCAATCTTGTTTGTTTGCAAACACTAAATTTAAAAGATTGTCAATCTTTAATTAGTTTGCCTGAATCGATTGGCAATCTTGTTTGTTTACAATTATTAAAACTAAAACGTTGTAGATCTTTAGTTAATTTGCCAGAGTCAGTTGGCAATCTTATTTGTTTACAGTCATTGATATTAAATGATTGTGAGCAACTTGTTTTtccaacaaaaataattacaaaattgaTCAATTTGAAGAAGCTGGACATTGAAGGTTGTAAAGCCTTTGAAGATGGCATGCCAGTAGGATTGGAGAAATTGATTTCATTGCAATCCTTATCAAGCTTTGTAGTAGGGAATAACAAAAAAGATACAAGTGGCAAATTGAATGAACTGAAAGAGCTTGTTGACCTCAGAGGCAAATTGACCATTAGTGAATTGGGTTTGGTAAAGGACGCGGCATCGGAATCTCATGAGACAAATATGAGATCAAAGAAACACATCCAAGACCTTTCTCTGTTATGGGGGCTCAGAGTCTCTGATTCCAGTGAATATGAAATAAGAAAGAGTGAGAGCTTGGTGTTATTGGATAATCTTTGTCCCCATCAGAATCTGAGATCACTACAATTGGAAGGCTTTCCAGGAGTGAGGTTTTCAGATTGGCTTATGTCGCTAATTCATGTTGTTCGCATATCTCTCTTCTATCTTCCCAATTGCAAACATCTCCCACCTTTGGAGAGACTGCCTTGTCTTCGTGAGCTTGAGATTAAGTTTATGAGATCGCTGGAGTGGATGGATTATTATGAAAATATTGGCGATGTGTTCTTCCCATCTTTGGAGCAACTCAAAATCTCTTTCTGTGGGAATCTGAGGGGATGGGAGATGTTAGGGGATGATAAGAATGAAAATGAGACTCAAAACCATCTTTCTCTACCTCCTTTTCCCCGTCTGTCTTCTCTCGTAATTAATGATTGTCCAAAGTTGACATGCATGCCTTCTTTCCCACACGTTGAGAAGTTGGAGTTAGAATGGCATAGTAACGTGAAGCCGACGTTGGAAACATGTATGGTTAAGCATGAGTCTTCATCCatctctcctctctctcatctcAAGCAGCTTTCGGGAGTTACAGAGATAGAAGCAATGGCAGAGGACTGGATGAAAAACCTCACATCGCTCCAGAGTCTCCACCTTGGTGGATCGTCAGCCATTCAGATTCTGTCACGACACTTGCAATATCTTCCTTCTCAACTTCAACACTTGGATATAAGTTTCGATGACGAGAAGCTTGACCTCTGGAAACACACACAAGGTCGTGGTCCTCCTCATGCGCTCTCTTCTCTGCAGACAATCATCTTCTACGGTTGTGAGAACATGAAGGCTTTACCCGAGCAGATTGGCAACCTCCAATCACTAAGGGTTTTAGAGATTAGCCATTCACCTAAATTAGAGTCATTGGATGAAGCTGAACGTTGCCTTACCAACATACACACACTACGGATCTATGGTTGTCCAATCCTAAAGCGCAAATACGACCCTGATAGTGGAGAAGATCGGGCCAAGATTGCTCACATCCCAAACATAACCATATAA
- the LOC130958125 gene encoding uncharacterized protein LOC130958125, giving the protein MNNMSAQQSDDHEKINLNQLTDKAQKLWDGSPEPVKKFPWNRALDNFIQLILDLVLAVVKYLAVPVFIVTSISELSYCGHERKLALVPIPFLFGVAVAGVLKKTALELSPRLRDAEVPWHLLAIAIFFTLIKLPGPYYPYWGRIIIPHFVNGVLLRILWFAIMWYRRPQKALKISDSTYDS; this is encoded by the exons ATGAATAATATGTCTGCCCAGCAATCAGATGACCATGAGAAGATAAATTTGAACCAATTAACAGACAAGGCACAAAAGCTTTGGGACGGTTCACCTGAGCCGGTGAAGAAATTCCCATGGAATAGAGCCTTGGACAACTTTATTCAACTCATTCTTGATCTTGTTTTGGCCGTAGTAAAATACCTAGCTGTACCTGTGTTCATAGTTACCTCCATTAGTGAGTTATCTTACTGTGGACATGAAAGGAAGCTGGCTCTTGTTCCTATTCCATTTCTCTTCGGTGTTGCTGTTGCTGGGGTCCTTAAGAAGACTGCTTTAGAATTATCTCCACGACTAAGG GATGCAGAAGTTCCATGGCATTTACTTGCCATTGCAATTTTCTTCACATTAATCAAATTGCCCGGTCCGTATTACCCTTATTGGGGACGCATAATCATTCCTCATTTTGTAAATGGTGTTCTCTTAAGGATTCTCTGGTTTGCAATTATGTGGTATAGAAGGCCTCAAAAAGCATTGAAGATATCAGATTCTACATATGATAGTTAG